A genome region from Eurosta solidaginis isolate ZX-2024a chromosome 2, ASM4086904v1, whole genome shotgun sequence includes the following:
- the LOC137242366 gene encoding uncharacterized protein, whose protein sequence is MFKCFLCNFVALDAKSLVAHLKTFHTFNKIKKFICNVPKCGQCFSNVYTFQIHLKRVHARSAVVTSSQEQQAFYSARETHENVRQIGPTASSENIAQLDINRFILSLHDKNNFNRKDVLYVLDNVNEKILKLIQEHVLMSISPLIPDLNQRIFIQNQFRKFVSPFEHISSEYRFLKSIENEEIFKFPSSYTISEEISEIVINNSPGLHSNKVVGVIMPIKFQIAKYFQSKSNLKDTLENMQTLKYNNQCYTNVIHGETWEKKICDFNEKLVIPYIIYYDDFGIDNPLGSHAAVQTVCGIYYSFATISNHSQSTLENKFCCRIFQMDTSKGIWKYVFIRTFSRGYSTIRNRRIDSKYFVWRISCLVCIGANNW, encoded by the coding sequence ATGTTTAAATGTTTTCTTTGCAATTTTGTTGCGTTAGACGCAAAAAGTTTGGTCGCTCATTTAAAAACTTTTCATACgtttaataagataaaaaaatttatttgtaatgtacctaAATGTGGGCAGTGCTTTTCAAACGTTTATACCTTTCAAATCCATTTAAAGAGAGTTCACGCACGTTCGGCTGTAGTTACGAGTTCGCAAGAACAACAAGCATTTTACAGTGCAAGGGAAACACACGAAAACGTACGACAAATTGGCCCTACTGCAAGCAGTGAAAATATAGCTCAGTTGGATATTAATCGATTCATTTTATCTCTAcatgacaaaaataattttaatagaaAGGATGTGCTTTATGTTTTAGacaatgtaaatgaaaaaattttaaaactaattCAGGAACATGTTTTAATGTCAATTTCACCACTAATACCAGACCTCAATCAAAGAATATTTATCCAAAATCAATTCCGAAAATTTGTTTCACCTTTTGAACATATTTCTAGCGAGTATCGTTTTTTGAAATCTATAGAAAAcgaagaaatttttaaatttccctCTTCATATACTATTAGTGAAGAGATTTCCGAAATTGTTATCAATAATAGTCCCGGATTGCATTCCAATAAAGTCGTAGGAGTCATTATGCCCATAAAATTTCAAATTGCTAAATATTTTCAATCGAAAAGCAATTTAAAAGATACATTGGAAAATATGCAAACTTTAAAATATAACAACCAATGTTATACAAATGTCATACATGGTGAAACTTGGGAAAAGAAGATTTGCGACTTCAATGAAAAACTAGTTAttccatatattatatattatgatGATTTTGGAATTGATAATCCACTGGGATCACATGCTGCAGTTCAAACTGTTTGCGGAATTTATTACAGCTTTGCTACTATATCAAACCACAGCCAGTCCACAttagaaaataaattttgttgcagGATTTTTCAAATGGATACATCGAAAGGAATATGGAAATATGTATTCATTCGGACCTTTAGTAGAGGTTATTCAACAATTAGAAACAGAAGGATTGATTCTAAATACTTCGTATGGAGAATATCGTGTTTAGTTTGTATTGGCGCTAATAATTGGTGA